In Pseudomonas campi, the sequence GGGTGAAGGCCGCTACCGAGCCGCCGCTGCGGTCGATCGGCAGGCCGGTGACGGCGGCGCGCTCGAGAAGGAAGGTGAGCAATTCGGTCTTGACGAAGATCCGCGTCACCAGCTCGCAGTCCTTGAGGTTGTAGCGCGCCAAGGCGGGCTTGTCCTCGGCGAACATGCGGTTGATCTCGTCCATGCGCTGGTAGGGTGTATCGATCGATTTGCCCTCGCCGAGCAGGGTCTGCGCGACGTATTCCAGGCTGAACGAGGGAAAGCTCCAGGTCGCCGAGCGCAGCGCCTCGATGCCGTCGATGATCAAGCGGCCGGCGGCCGCGGCGAAGTAGTGCTTGCCGCTGCCGTGCTCGCGCCAGCCCATCTCGTCACCGCCACGCCCCAGGCGCAGCGGCACCTTGAGACGCTGGGCATGTTCGTGCAGCACGCGCAGGTCGAACTGCACCAGGTTCCAGCCGATGATCGCATCGGGGTCATGCCGGGCCAGCCATTCGTTCAATCGTTCCAGCAACTGCGCACGGCTGTCGCAGTAGTCGAGCTGAAAGTCCACGGCGCTGTCGTCGCCATTGGCCGGGCCGAGCATGTACACCTGGCGCTGGCCGCAGCCTTCCAGGGCGATGGAGTACAGCTCGCCATGTTCGGTGGTTTCGATATCGAGGGAGACCAGGCGCAATGGCGGGCGGTAATCCGCGACGGGCTTGAGTTGCGCTTCGAGCAGGATGCCGCCCTCCCCGGGCGTACCGCCGAACAGCAGCGGCGCGGTGATGAAGCGCTCCATCAGGTAGCGCTCCGGCGGGCGCACATCGGCCTCGTAGACGTCGACGCCGGCCTTGCGCAACTGCTTGTCGAGATTGATCAGCTGCCGGTGCTGCTGGCAGTACAGGCCGAGCACCGGGCGATGGTGGAAATCGCACAGGCCCAGCTCGCGCAGCTCCGCACCGCGTGTGCCTTGCAGTACCGTTTCGGCGCGCGCGCGTTGCTCAGCCGGAATGAAGGCCACCGAGGGCTGATACGGCAGGCGCACCAGGCGCGGGCCGGTGTCGGTCGCCAGCCAGAACTCGACCTGCGTACCGGCCGGCGTATCGCGCCAGTGCCGGGTCAGGACAAAGCCCTGCTGTAGTTCCACGCCTGCAACCTCGGAAGTCTGTTTCACGGCGCAATTCTACTGGCACAGCTGAGTATTCGCTGCGCTTAGTCGCACCACGGCATGCAGCGGCAACACGTCTCTGCCGAGCCGCGAATAGCCAAAGGCTTACACGGGCAAGCTGCGATCCGCCCTGTTGTAAGTCTCCGGCAGTCACTAATCTAGCCACATCACTGCTGCGCAGGACGCGCAGCAGGATCAAGGATGATCGACCATCGCCAAGAAGGCAGCTGACAGGATGTCGGAATGGTCTGAGAAAAACCCGCTTCGGCGGGTTTTTTGTTGCTGGCGAAAAAATCCTACCCCTAGCCTGCTAACCAGGCGCCGCGCGTCAGGGGCGGCAGTCAGCGCATGGATCAGTATCCGCTCGGCGCCATTGCCGGCTATTTCCCTCCGAAACGAAACCGACAGCACTTTCTTGCTCGCCACAGGCACGCTTTATCTGCTGCGCCCGGGTATTGACCTTGGCTACACTGGCCGCCTGCCAACAAGAAGAGTGCGCCATGTTTCGTCTGTTGTTCTGGATTGCCCTGATTGCCGCTGCCGTCTGGCTGTGGCGGCGTTTCAATCGCCCCGCCAGCGCCAAGCCTCAAGCTGACACGGCAGAACCTAGTGCGCCGCCGATGGTGCGCTGCGCGCAATGCGGCGTGCATGTCCCGCGCGATACCGCGCTGGCCGACGCGCAGCGCTGGTATTGCAGCCAAGCCCACCTAGAGCAGGACGCCCACTCAGGTGAACGCTGATGCAATGACCCTCGAAGGCGTCCATGGCCGCCGCGTCCTGCGCCTGTACCACCTTTACCGGGTAACCGTTGGCCTGGCCCTGGTGCTGTTGATCTCCAGCGACCTGGACGAGGATCTGCTCAACCTGGCCCACGCGGGACTGTTCCGCGATGGCAGCTGGGCCTATCTGATCATCAACATCCTGATCGCCGTTCTGATGCAGCGGCCACGCCATCTGCTGCAGGTGTTCAGCCTGGCGCTGGCAGACGTCATCCTGCTGGTGGCGCTGTTCTACGCGGCGGGAGGGACACCCAGCGGCATCGGTAACCTGCTGATCGTTTCAGTGGCCATCGCCAACATCTTGCTACGCGGCCGGGTCGGCCTGCTGATTGCGGCTGTAGCGGCCATCGGCATGATCTACCTGACTTTTTACCTGAGCTTCAGCCGCCCTGCCGCTGCCAGCCAGTACGTTCAAGCAGGGGCTCTTGGTGCCCTGTGCTTTGCCGCCGCGATTTTTCTACAGGGTTTGAGTCGCCGCCTGCAGCAAAGCGAACAACTCGCCGAACAACGGGCGGTCGATGTCGCCAGCCTGGAAGCCCTCAACGCCCTGATCCTGCAGCGCATGCGCACCGGCATCCTGGTGCTGGACGATCAGCACCGCGTGGTACTGGCCAATCAGGGCGCCCTGACCCTGCTCGGGCGCACCGAGCTGACGGGCAAGATCCTCGACCCGCACTGCCCGGAACTGGTTCGCCGCCTGCAGCAATGGCTGCACAACCCCACCTTGCGCCCGCAGAGCCTGCAGGCCATTCCTGATGGAGCGCTGCTGCAGCCCAGCTTCATTCCCCTGCACCGTGGCGAGGAAACGCACACGCTGGTGTTTCTCGAAGATATCTCGCAGATCACCCAACAGGCCCAGCAACTCAAACTGGCCTCGCTGGGCCGCCTGACTGCCGGCATCGCCCATGAAATCCGCAACCCGCTCGGCGCCATCAGCCACGCCGCGCAACTGCTGCAGGAGTCGGAAATCCTCGAGGGGCCTGACAGGCGCCTGGCCCAGATCATTCAGGACCACTCGCGGCGGATGAACCTGGTCATCGAGAACGTCCTGCAACTGTCGCGCAGGCGCCAGGCCGAACCCCAGTTGCTGGATCTGAAATACTGGCTGCACCGCTTCGCCAGCGAATTTCGCAGTTCGGCGGCCCTGGAGCAGACCCTGCACCTGGAAACCTCCGGCAGCGGCCTGCAGACCCGCATGGACCCGCACCAGCTGACCCAGGTGCTGACCAACCTGGTACAGAACGGCATGCGCTACAGCGCCCAGGTGCACCAGCTCGGTCAGGTCTGGCTCAAGCTATTTCGCGACCCGGACAGCGACCTGCCCGTCCTCGAAGTGCTCGACGATGGCCCCGGCATTCCCGCCGAGCAGCTACAACATATCTTCGAGCCCTTCTACACCACCGATAACAAGGGCACGGGGCTGGGCCTGTATATTTCCCGCGAGCTGTGCGAAAGCAACCAGGCGCGCCTCGACTACAAACCGCGTGAAGGTGGCGGCAGCTGCTTCCGCATCACCTTCGCCCACTCACGCAAACTGAGCTGACCATGAGCACCCGGCAAAGAGCCCTGATCGTCGACGACGAGCCCGATATCCGCGAACTCCTG encodes:
- a CDS encoding PP0621 family protein → MFRLLFWIALIAAAVWLWRRFNRPASAKPQADTAEPSAPPMVRCAQCGVHVPRDTALADAQRWYCSQAHLEQDAHSGER
- a CDS encoding sensor histidine kinase, whose product is MTLEGVHGRRVLRLYHLYRVTVGLALVLLISSDLDEDLLNLAHAGLFRDGSWAYLIINILIAVLMQRPRHLLQVFSLALADVILLVALFYAAGGTPSGIGNLLIVSVAIANILLRGRVGLLIAAVAAIGMIYLTFYLSFSRPAAASQYVQAGALGALCFAAAIFLQGLSRRLQQSEQLAEQRAVDVASLEALNALILQRMRTGILVLDDQHRVVLANQGALTLLGRTELTGKILDPHCPELVRRLQQWLHNPTLRPQSLQAIPDGALLQPSFIPLHRGEETHTLVFLEDISQITQQAQQLKLASLGRLTAGIAHEIRNPLGAISHAAQLLQESEILEGPDRRLAQIIQDHSRRMNLVIENVLQLSRRRQAEPQLLDLKYWLHRFASEFRSSAALEQTLHLETSGSGLQTRMDPHQLTQVLTNLVQNGMRYSAQVHQLGQVWLKLFRDPDSDLPVLEVLDDGPGIPAEQLQHIFEPFYTTDNKGTGLGLYISRELCESNQARLDYKPREGGGSCFRITFAHSRKLS